TATGTTCCTGAGAATCACTTGTAAAAAGAGTGACTGCAACTCCTCCGGAAAAATCAATACCAGGCGTTATTGGCATCCCTGTTGCGAATGTGTTAAACGCCAGAAATATTATGGATATGATAAGAAGTCCGGCCGGGAGTGCAACCATCTGCCGTGGCTCATATCTTGTTATATCATAGGTAAATTTACCCATGTTATAAAATTTGTATCACGAGTGATTAATTGTTATGATAATAAAATTAAAATACCAATTTTTTAGCCGTAAAAAATACCGGATGACTGATGAAAAATGAAATTTTCAAAAATTAAAAAAAAGAGTATATTTCAGTTTTTGCAGGAATTGAATTTAAAAAATGTCTTTTATCAGGGAAAAGGTATATATAACGTCCCGTATATATTAAACCTCATGAGATCAGCGGCTGATCTAAAAAATGAGATAGAAAAGCGTCTCCGTAACTATCTATCCAGGGATAAAAATGGCATCCGCCGAACGCTGCTGAATATTTTTGTTAAAACCAGGTCTATGACTATTGCAGAGACGCATGCAAAGCTTAAGGAAAAATTTGATGTCAGTTATCAGTCAGTTGCCTCAATGGTTGGCATTATAGCTTCTAAAATTGGCATTTTACATGTTATCAAATCGAAGGATAACGATCAAAACTGCTACAAACTAAAAGATCAATATGCCGATATGGTCGCGCGTGTTGTTACTACTTCAAATTAAATTTTAATTATACATCACAATCTATTTTTATATATCCTGCTTAAACTTTATCAATGGATATTGATATTTTTGAAAATTCCAAATCCACCGGGATAACTATTTCTGAAGAAGTAAGTCAGTATATTCTTGAGAAAAAAAATAATTTCAGGGTATGTACATCCTGCGGGGGGCCTGTTATTTTATCAACGCTTGTAAAACCTCCAAAACCCTCAGATCTGGAGATTTATGTGGGTGATTACATTCTTTATGTCTCAATTTATCAGGCGCGCTTTATTGACAGAATTGATATCAATATGATTCCCAGATTCTCTGATTATATCTGATTAGTGTCTCATAATTATATACAAAAAAATCCTGATTTGCTTTTAAAGTTGTGTAATAGTTGCAGATACTAAAAAAAGGAATGTCATGTAATTGTCATGTCATTGATAAGATGTTTTATTGACATGTATTGACTATTATTCAGAATATGTATTTTTTAACTCATATATGCTCATATAATGTGCAGAGACTTTGCATCCTTAAAAAACCGGTAAATATTTTTTATAATTTTTAATTAATTTAGATAATAATCAAAGTGAGAAAGAAGCAGAGTAAAAAAGATAACTCAGGGATTTGAAAAAAACGATCATGAAATTATTATTTCATGCTAACTGTTTCATGTAAGTTACGAAGTAACTTTCATGTAAAAAACGCATGATGAGCGTTTTTCACCACACATAAATGATGATAAATATGTCACGAATTTTAACTATCATAACAAATTAAAAAATGTCCTTTGAAGAGATGGAGCATACTGCAGATTTTCTGTTCAGGTGCAGAGGAAAAACAATGGAAGAACTTTTCTCAGAAACAGCGTCTGCTATGTTTTCAATAATGTTTGAATCAAAAACAAAAGAAAATTCTCTGAATAGAAAAGAAAAAAGTATAATCTCCAAAAAAAATGATGAGATTACAAAAGCGGCTGTAAAAAATGAATTTGATTTAACGTCAGATTCATATGAAAACCTTCTTGTGGATTTTTTGTCAGAGCTTCTTTTTTTATCAGAGATCAATGGTCTTGTTTTTTCAGATGTACGGGTATTCATAAATGACTTTTCTCTCCATGCAGAGGTTTTTGGAGAAGAGTTTGACAGAAAAATTCACCTGGGCGGAGCTGAGATAAAGGGAATATCGCGTTCAGGTGTAAAGATTATAAATAAAAGCGGCAATTATCAGGTTGACGTAATATTTGATGTTTAATCTGAATTATTCTATTTGGGAAGTATTTGGAAATGATTGATGGAATTGAAATGATAAATGAGGTTGAATGGGAGATTAAGAAGGGATTTGTTCCTGATATGCGAGTTCCCGGAAGATTTTTTTTATCAGAAAAGCTTTGTGAAACGCTTGAAGAAGGAGCTTTAAATCAGCTTGCAAACGTTGCCACACTTCCGGGAATTATTAAAAATTCCCTTGCTATGCCTGACATTCACTGGGGGTATGGTTTTCCGATAGGAGGTGTTGCGGCCTTTGATATGGATGAGGGAGTAATCTCTCCCGGAGGAGTAGGATTTGACATAAACTGCGGAGTAAGATTGATAAAAACTCCTTTGGATGTATCTGAAATCGGTAAGATAAAGCGGCTTATAACAGAGCTGTTTCATACTGTTCCAACTGGTGTTGGAACAAAAGCTGAAAAAAAATTCAGCTCCGGCGAACTTGATGAGATAATGCTTGGTGGCGCAGGATGGGTTGTCGGTGAAGGATATGGAACAAAAGAGGATTTGATCCGGTGTGAGAGTAACGGGTGCATGAAAGAGGCTGGCACAGAACACATAAGCACAAAAGCCAGGCAACGTGGTATGCCGCAATGCGGAACACTTGGATCAGGCAACCATTTCCTTGAAATACAGACTGTAAAAGAGATAATGGATGAGGAGGCGGCATCTGCGTTTGGAGTTTCAAAAGATGATGTCTGTATTATGATACACTGTGGTTCAAGAGGCCTTGGGCATCAGGTATGCACCGATCATCTGAAAAGTATCGAAGCCGCAACAAAAAAATACAAGATTAAAATACCTGACGGACAACTTGCATGTGCACCTGTTAAAAGTCCTGAAGGAAGGGCATATTATGAGGCAATGGCCGCATCAGCCAATTATGCATGGGCAAACAGACAGTTAATTACTCATATGGTAAGGGAGATTTTCACTAAAATATACAAGGTGGAATACGAAGAGCTAAAGCTTGTATATGATGTTTCCCATAATGTTGCAAAATATGAAGAGCATGTTGTTGACGGGATTAAGAAAACAGTATGTGTGCACAGAAAAGGTGCCACACGTGCGTTTGGTCCCAACTGTCATGATATTCCGTCTGATATTGCAAATATCGGCCAGCCGGTGCTAATCCCGGGGAGCATGGGGACTTCATCTTATCTTCTCAAAGGAACAATGACTGCAATGGAAAAAACATTTGGCAGCACCTGCCATGGTTCAGGAAGAATTTATTCAAGATCAAAAGCCAAAAAAGATCTAAGTGGTCTTAAAATAAAAGAAGATCTTGAAAAAA
The genomic region above belongs to Methanomicrobium antiquum and contains:
- a CDS encoding DUF2551 domain-containing protein yields the protein MRSAADLKNEIEKRLRNYLSRDKNGIRRTLLNIFVKTRSMTIAETHAKLKEKFDVSYQSVASMVGIIASKIGILHVIKSKDNDQNCYKLKDQYADMVARVVTTSN
- a CDS encoding archease, yielding MSFEEMEHTADFLFRCRGKTMEELFSETASAMFSIMFESKTKENSLNRKEKSIISKKNDEITKAAVKNEFDLTSDSYENLLVDFLSELLFLSEINGLVFSDVRVFINDFSLHAEVFGEEFDRKIHLGGAEIKGISRSGVKIINKSGNYQVDVIFDV
- a CDS encoding RtcB family protein; this encodes MIDGIEMINEVEWEIKKGFVPDMRVPGRFFLSEKLCETLEEGALNQLANVATLPGIIKNSLAMPDIHWGYGFPIGGVAAFDMDEGVISPGGVGFDINCGVRLIKTPLDVSEIGKIKRLITELFHTVPTGVGTKAEKKFSSGELDEIMLGGAGWVVGEGYGTKEDLIRCESNGCMKEAGTEHISTKARQRGMPQCGTLGSGNHFLEIQTVKEIMDEEAASAFGVSKDDVCIMIHCGSRGLGHQVCTDHLKSIEAATKKYKIKIPDGQLACAPVKSPEGRAYYEAMAASANYAWANRQLITHMVREIFTKIYKVEYEELKLVYDVSHNVAKYEEHVVDGIKKTVCVHRKGATRAFGPNCHDIPSDIANIGQPVLIPGSMGTSSYLLKGTMTAMEKTFGSTCHGSGRIYSRSKAKKDLSGLKIKEDLEKRGIYVKATSNNVIAEEAPVAYKSSSEVVNVVHRAGLSLEVARLEPLGVIKG